The following proteins are encoded in a genomic region of Roseisolibacter agri:
- the cheB gene encoding chemotaxis-specific protein-glutamate methyltransferase CheB, producing MSALRSPKAAPAPRTVLVVDDSAFMRRVVAEMVGECEGFRVVGTARDGEEALRLVHALRPDVVTLDVAMPGLDGLQVLGYVMSETPRPVVVLSGLGEDGLALRALELGAVDFVPKPSGPISLDVVAVRDRLHDALRAAAVADVSRLDVVARAAQERAPSPAPAAAAPAERAVVVAASTGGPNALTQLLPRLPRTLGAAVLVAQHMPAGFTESLARRLAARSALPVLEAEHDAPVLAEHVYVAPGGRHLRVLRDAAGVVRLSLDDGPAVWGVRPSADLLFASAASTFGGATLGVVLTGMGRDGADGLLAVRRAGGRAIVQARETAVVPGMPDSALARAGADVVAPLDALAAAVVAQLGELA from the coding sequence ATGAGCGCCCTCCGCTCGCCGAAGGCGGCGCCCGCGCCGCGCACGGTGCTCGTCGTGGACGACAGCGCGTTCATGCGTCGCGTGGTCGCCGAGATGGTGGGCGAGTGCGAGGGCTTCCGCGTCGTGGGCACCGCGCGCGACGGCGAGGAGGCGCTGCGCCTCGTGCACGCGCTGCGCCCCGACGTCGTCACGCTCGACGTCGCGATGCCCGGCCTCGACGGCCTGCAGGTGCTCGGCTACGTGATGAGCGAGACGCCGCGGCCCGTGGTCGTGCTGAGCGGCCTGGGCGAGGACGGGCTCGCGCTGCGCGCGCTGGAGCTGGGTGCGGTGGACTTCGTGCCGAAGCCGTCGGGCCCCATCAGCCTCGACGTCGTCGCGGTGCGCGACCGCCTGCACGACGCGCTGCGCGCGGCGGCGGTCGCGGACGTGTCGCGCCTGGACGTCGTCGCGCGCGCGGCGCAGGAGCGCGCGCCGTCGCCGGCACCCGCGGCGGCGGCACCGGCGGAGCGCGCGGTCGTCGTCGCCGCGTCCACGGGCGGTCCGAACGCGCTCACGCAGCTGCTGCCGCGCCTGCCGCGCACCCTGGGCGCCGCGGTGCTGGTCGCGCAGCACATGCCCGCGGGCTTCACCGAGTCGCTGGCGCGACGCCTGGCCGCGCGCTCCGCGCTGCCCGTGCTGGAGGCCGAGCACGATGCGCCGGTGCTCGCGGAGCACGTGTACGTGGCGCCGGGCGGTCGCCACCTGCGCGTGCTGCGCGACGCAGCCGGTGTCGTGCGCCTGTCGCTCGACGACGGACCGGCGGTGTGGGGCGTGCGGCCGTCCGCCGACCTGTTGTTCGCGTCCGCGGCGTCGACGTTCGGCGGCGCGACGCTGGGCGTGGTGCTCACCGGCATGGGGCGCGACGGCGCCGACGGGCTGCTGGCCGTGCGTCGCGCCGGTGGGCGCGCCATCGTGCAGGCGCGCGAGACGGCCGTGGTGCCGGGCATGCCAGATTCGGCGCTCGCGCGCGCGGGCGCCGACGTCGTCGCGCCGCTGGACGCGCTGGCCGCGGCCGTCGTCGCGCAGCTGGGCGAGCTGGCATGA
- a CDS encoding tetratricopeptide repeat protein, protein MSESQPTIDLGEELAALQAEHDALLAALHASTARGHVPDEERARLKQEIATLFRTIDRRLTALAQLKEDVKGLVAAWKQLPEASEPPAPAFLDDSSHVDDAPVSAMRARAPIADHASVRVDHLGASTFVAKGWSAISMGEHARAEETLTRALELAPDDPEGVALLAWAVMGQGRLDEARALCDRVLARSPGFPLARVNLGYIALRRGQYGEAMEHLATAVREDADRKAALYATFYLGLVYLRREMYDDAVGLFRRALELGPNLLEAYYEMGRAHWLAGDRDAARAAWRTGAASGKFNPWGARCADVLEQVEQGGEPPPLD, encoded by the coding sequence ATGAGCGAGTCGCAGCCGACCATCGACCTCGGGGAGGAGCTGGCGGCGCTGCAGGCCGAGCACGACGCGCTGCTCGCCGCGCTGCACGCGAGCACCGCGCGCGGTCACGTGCCCGACGAGGAGCGCGCGCGCCTCAAGCAGGAGATCGCGACGCTCTTCCGCACCATCGACCGGCGGCTGACCGCGCTCGCGCAGCTGAAGGAGGACGTGAAGGGGCTCGTCGCGGCATGGAAGCAGCTGCCCGAGGCCTCGGAGCCGCCGGCGCCGGCGTTCCTGGACGACTCGTCGCACGTCGACGACGCGCCCGTCTCCGCGATGCGCGCGCGCGCGCCGATCGCCGATCACGCGAGCGTGCGCGTCGACCACCTGGGCGCGTCGACCTTCGTCGCGAAGGGGTGGAGCGCGATCTCGATGGGCGAGCACGCGCGCGCCGAGGAGACGCTGACGCGCGCGCTGGAGCTCGCGCCGGACGATCCGGAGGGCGTCGCGCTGCTCGCGTGGGCCGTGATGGGGCAGGGGCGGCTGGACGAGGCGCGCGCGCTGTGCGACCGCGTGCTCGCGCGCTCCCCCGGCTTCCCACTGGCGCGCGTGAACCTCGGCTACATCGCGCTGCGGCGCGGGCAGTACGGCGAGGCGATGGAGCACCTGGCGACCGCCGTGCGCGAGGACGCCGACCGGAAGGCCGCGCTGTACGCGACCTTCTACCTGGGTCTGGTGTACCTGCGCCGTGAGATGTACGACGACGCCGTCGGGCTCTTCCGGCGCGCGCTGGAGCTCGGCCCCAACCTGCTCGAAGCGTACTACGAGATGGGGCGCGCGCACTGGCTCGCGGGCGACCGCGACGCGGCGCGCGCGGCGTGGCGCACGGGCGCGGCCTCGGGCAAGTTCAATCCATGGGGGGCGCGCTGCGCGGACGTGCTGGAGCAGGTGGAGCAGGGCGGGGAGCCGCCGCCGCTGGACTGA
- a CDS encoding peptidase MA family metallohydrolase has translation MRALVGAWRVLPLLALLASLALAQGSRDSLVPRGAERFDAGRFTVVAYPADRPLARSLLAEAQRRDTFPGLPRPHARVLIAVAPDARRFRDWIGPAAPEWGAAIAFPALQRIVMQGRTAGSDAGDPRSVLRHELAHLALHEALGDLPPRWFDEGYASFAAGEWGRDETLATNLTLLARGMPTLDTLEAGFYEGAAEAEASYALAFRAVSDLSELDRERGLTLFFRYWKETGRFDAAVRQAYGITATAFEKQWQERTRRRYGMLALVANLSLATSIFLVAFLPLWIMRRRRDRRRLEALRQADEIAEREARALDALLGETPVPDAAPEPPRG, from the coding sequence GTGCGCGCGCTCGTGGGCGCATGGCGTGTGCTGCCGCTCCTGGCGCTCCTCGCGTCGCTGGCGCTCGCGCAGGGGAGCCGCGACTCGCTCGTGCCCCGCGGCGCGGAGCGGTTCGACGCGGGCCGCTTCACCGTCGTCGCGTATCCCGCCGACCGGCCGCTCGCCCGCAGCCTGCTGGCCGAGGCGCAGCGGCGCGACACGTTCCCGGGGCTGCCGCGGCCGCACGCGCGCGTCCTGATCGCCGTGGCGCCCGACGCGCGCCGCTTCCGCGACTGGATCGGTCCTGCCGCGCCCGAGTGGGGCGCCGCGATCGCGTTCCCCGCGCTGCAGCGGATCGTGATGCAGGGGCGCACCGCGGGCTCGGACGCGGGCGACCCGCGCTCGGTCCTGCGGCACGAGCTCGCGCACCTCGCGCTGCACGAGGCGCTCGGCGACCTGCCGCCGCGCTGGTTCGACGAGGGGTACGCCAGCTTCGCGGCCGGCGAGTGGGGGCGCGACGAGACGCTGGCGACCAACCTGACGCTGCTCGCGCGCGGGATGCCGACGCTCGACACGCTCGAGGCCGGATTCTACGAGGGGGCGGCCGAGGCGGAGGCGAGCTACGCGCTGGCGTTCCGGGCCGTCTCGGATCTCTCCGAGCTCGACCGTGAGCGGGGGCTGACCCTCTTCTTCCGGTACTGGAAGGAGACGGGGCGCTTCGACGCGGCGGTCCGGCAGGCGTACGGGATCACGGCGACCGCGTTCGAGAAGCAGTGGCAGGAGCGGACGCGGCGGCGCTACGGGATGCTGGCGCTGGTCGCGAACCTGTCGCTGGCGACCTCGATCTTCCTCGTCGCCTTCCTGCCGCTCTGGATCATGCGGCGGCGGCGCGACCGGCGGCGCCTGGAGGCGCTGCGGCAGGCCGACGAGATCGCGGAGCGCGAGGCGCGCGCGCTCGATGCGCTGCTGGGCGAGACGCCGGTGCCGGACGCCGCGCCCGAGCCGCCGCGGGGCTAG
- a CDS encoding tetratricopeptide repeat protein, which produces MVGVFRSADKTSGVQAADAIRTRISQDVTPKQLWVLPKNDITANLEASGFPTNEALAPHDARALAQILRADEYIVGNVLRDSAGMRVDAFLVMTRDNKLVQPLGSYRVDKADKAAGQISKDFRDAQKAFQHERACVNAARESKYDVAIAAARKGIAEYPKSTLARICLAQALFAQKASPDEIIKVSQEVIAIDPRSKPALQLAYEAYKAQNNVEKADETLLALVASDPSDQRLLEQIANEWAASGKAAKAVPVVEQLVKDNPGDPNYLQLQMRVRLAAKDYKGGIASGEELIKADTAAATAALFTRLATAAVLDSQPQKAAQLAAMGVQKFPNDGDLLGTYADALTRSGQSQQAMEVLTRALQANPKLPGAYGALGRMQAEAGQAAQALQSFQQAVANGDSASSVALYALAAGQAAMRKASASKAKADYEIADQLLTFADKTNSTPTSSLLLGLNSLSFGQMLLTEAQKSKSCETVKQAQGLFLVTQTTVPKAGRDNPQAAQQALTGLNQLSPYADQMAKAFCK; this is translated from the coding sequence ATGGTCGGCGTCTTCCGCAGCGCGGACAAGACGTCCGGCGTGCAGGCCGCGGACGCGATCCGTACGCGCATCAGCCAGGACGTGACGCCCAAGCAGCTCTGGGTCCTGCCGAAGAACGACATCACGGCGAACCTCGAGGCCTCGGGCTTCCCGACCAACGAGGCGCTCGCGCCGCATGACGCGCGCGCCCTCGCGCAGATCCTCCGCGCCGACGAGTACATCGTCGGCAACGTGCTGCGCGACAGCGCCGGCATGCGCGTCGACGCGTTCCTCGTCATGACGCGCGACAACAAGCTGGTGCAGCCGCTCGGCTCCTACCGGGTGGACAAGGCCGACAAGGCCGCCGGCCAGATCTCGAAGGACTTCCGCGACGCGCAGAAGGCCTTCCAGCACGAGCGCGCCTGCGTCAACGCGGCCCGCGAGAGCAAGTACGACGTCGCGATCGCGGCGGCGCGCAAGGGCATCGCCGAGTACCCGAAGTCGACGCTGGCGCGCATCTGCCTCGCGCAGGCGCTGTTCGCGCAGAAGGCCTCGCCCGACGAGATCATCAAGGTCTCGCAGGAGGTCATCGCGATCGACCCGCGCAGCAAGCCGGCGCTGCAGCTCGCGTACGAGGCCTACAAGGCGCAGAACAACGTCGAGAAGGCGGACGAGACGCTGCTCGCGCTCGTCGCGTCCGATCCGTCCGACCAGCGCCTGCTGGAGCAGATCGCCAACGAGTGGGCGGCCAGCGGCAAGGCGGCCAAGGCGGTGCCGGTCGTCGAGCAGCTGGTGAAGGACAACCCGGGCGACCCGAACTACCTCCAGCTCCAGATGCGCGTGCGTCTGGCGGCCAAGGACTACAAGGGCGGCATCGCGTCGGGCGAGGAGCTGATCAAGGCGGACACGGCGGCGGCCACCGCGGCGCTGTTCACCCGTCTGGCCACCGCGGCGGTGCTCGACAGCCAGCCGCAGAAGGCCGCGCAGCTCGCGGCGATGGGCGTGCAGAAGTTCCCGAACGACGGGGATCTCCTCGGCACGTACGCCGACGCGCTGACCCGCTCGGGCCAGTCGCAGCAGGCGATGGAGGTGCTCACCCGCGCGCTCCAGGCCAACCCGAAGCTCCCCGGCGCGTACGGTGCGCTCGGCCGCATGCAGGCCGAGGCCGGGCAGGCCGCGCAGGCGCTCCAGTCGTTCCAGCAGGCGGTCGCGAACGGCGACAGCGCGAGCTCGGTGGCGCTGTACGCGCTCGCCGCGGGCCAGGCGGCCATGCGCAAGGCGTCCGCGTCGAAGGCGAAGGCCGACTACGAGATCGCCGACCAGCTCCTGACGTTCGCCGACAAGACCAACTCGACGCCGACGTCGTCGCTCCTGCTCGGCCTCAACTCGCTCTCGTTCGGCCAGATGCTGCTGACCGAGGCGCAGAAGTCGAAGAGCTGCGAGACGGTGAAGCAGGCGCAGGGCCTCTTCCTCGTCACGCAGACGACGGTGCCGAAGGCGGGCCGCGACAACCCGCAGGCGGCGCAGCAGGCGCTGACGGGCCTGAACCAGCTCTCGCCGTACGCCGACCAGATGGCGAAGGCGTTCTGCAAGTAA
- a CDS encoding diacylglycerol/lipid kinase family protein, translating into MTFGRTFDLVIHGARADDAGLRAAAEWARTIGHRIRAHVTWEPGDARRFAAEAARRGTDAVLAVGGDGTVNEVVNGLLGTDVPLGILPVGTANDFARQTGIPEDARAALDLVIERPPVVVDLGTLNDRAFLNVSSAGLGAETTAETGAVAKGMLGPLAYALTGVRKLAGEIEPRRARFSGPSFEREVEFLLFAVGNARATGAGTVITPLARVDDGMLDVCLVEPMALGAFAGLLLELRRGDHLERDGVLYAQLPWVRVESEVPLTVNLDGEPQSLTQLEYRVLPRALRVHVGHLPGEGGENGAG; encoded by the coding sequence ATGACGTTCGGACGCACCTTCGACCTCGTGATCCATGGCGCCCGCGCGGACGACGCGGGCCTCCGCGCCGCCGCCGAGTGGGCGCGCACCATCGGCCACCGCATCCGGGCGCACGTGACCTGGGAGCCGGGCGACGCGCGCCGCTTCGCCGCCGAGGCGGCCCGCCGCGGCACCGACGCCGTGCTCGCCGTCGGCGGCGACGGCACGGTCAACGAGGTCGTCAACGGCCTGCTCGGCACCGACGTGCCGCTGGGGATCCTCCCCGTCGGCACCGCCAACGACTTCGCCCGCCAGACGGGGATCCCGGAGGACGCGCGGGCCGCGCTCGATCTCGTCATCGAGCGGCCGCCCGTGGTCGTCGACCTCGGGACGCTGAACGACCGCGCCTTCCTCAACGTCTCCTCCGCCGGCCTGGGCGCCGAGACGACGGCCGAGACGGGCGCGGTGGCGAAAGGGATGCTCGGGCCGCTGGCGTACGCGCTCACCGGGGTGCGCAAGCTGGCCGGCGAGATCGAGCCGCGGCGCGCCCGCTTCAGCGGGCCGAGCTTCGAGCGGGAGGTCGAGTTCCTGCTCTTCGCCGTGGGCAACGCGCGCGCGACGGGCGCGGGCACGGTCATCACCCCGCTCGCGCGCGTAGACGACGGGATGCTCGACGTCTGCCTGGTGGAGCCGATGGCCCTGGGTGCGTTCGCGGGGCTGCTGCTGGAGCTGCGGCGTGGCGACCACCTGGAGCGCGACGGCGTGCTGTACGCGCAGCTGCCCTGGGTGCGCGTGGAGAGCGAGGTGCCGCTGACCGTGAACCTCGACGGCGAGCCGCAGTCGCTGACGCAGCTCGAGTACCGCGTGCTGCCGCGCGCGCTGCGCGTGCACGTGGGGCACCTGCCGGGCGAGGGCGGCGAGAACGGCGCGGGGTGA
- the rsmH gene encoding 16S rRNA (cytosine(1402)-N(4))-methyltransferase RsmH — translation MSDGARWDSAYHAPVLAAEIVRLLVGEDATGAPRSAHGRLAVDGTLGGGGHSLAFLEAGFDVVAFDRDPRAITAATERLRAYAEAGRFRAVQANYADADVHLAGATVDAVLLDLGISSHQIDDTGRGFSFREGAPLDMRMGTDAPADAATLLNALDERDLARVFRDYGDEPRAPRLAREVVRRRANRPFETSDDLVGAIRGAFGPRTGPGDFARLFQAVRIAVNEELEGIGRALPALRDRLAPGGRIAVIAYHSGEDRLVKHAFREWSTGCICPPRQPICTCGHVPLGKLVTRRAIEASADEVARNPRARSAKLRVWERSTEAAA, via the coding sequence ATGTCCGACGGTGCCCGCTGGGACTCCGCGTATCACGCCCCCGTGCTGGCGGCCGAGATCGTCCGCCTGCTGGTCGGTGAGGACGCGACCGGGGCGCCGCGGTCGGCGCACGGGCGCCTGGCGGTCGACGGGACGCTCGGCGGCGGCGGGCACAGCCTCGCGTTCCTCGAGGCGGGCTTCGACGTCGTCGCCTTCGATCGCGATCCCCGGGCGATCACCGCCGCGACGGAGCGGCTGCGGGCGTACGCGGAGGCCGGCCGCTTCCGGGCGGTGCAGGCCAACTACGCCGACGCCGACGTCCACCTCGCCGGTGCGACCGTGGACGCGGTCCTGCTCGACCTCGGCATCTCCTCCCACCAGATCGACGACACCGGCCGCGGCTTCTCGTTTCGCGAGGGCGCGCCGCTCGACATGCGCATGGGCACCGACGCGCCGGCCGACGCCGCCACCCTGCTCAACGCGCTGGACGAGCGCGACCTCGCCCGCGTCTTCCGCGATTACGGCGACGAGCCCCGCGCGCCGCGACTCGCCCGCGAGGTCGTGCGCCGCCGCGCCAACCGGCCGTTCGAGACGAGCGACGACCTGGTGGGCGCGATCCGCGGCGCCTTCGGGCCGCGCACCGGCCCTGGCGACTTCGCGCGCCTCTTCCAGGCGGTCCGCATCGCGGTGAACGAGGAGCTGGAGGGGATCGGCCGCGCGCTGCCGGCCCTCCGCGACCGGCTCGCGCCCGGCGGGCGCATCGCCGTCATCGCCTACCACTCGGGCGAGGACCGGCTGGTGAAGCACGCCTTCCGCGAGTGGAGCACCGGGTGCATCTGCCCGCCGCGGCAGCCCATCTGCACCTGCGGACACGTGCCGCTGGGCAAGCTCGTGACGCGGCGCGCCATCGAGGCGTCCGCGGACGAGGTCGCGCGGAACCCGCGCGCCCGCAGCGCGAAGCTGCGCGTCTGGGAACGCTCGACAGAGGCGGCCGCGTGA
- a CDS encoding cell division protein FtsL, which produces MSPRKVAARRGPRGRSIVAVGLLAFVLVAAAVVWRRTYGLARTRELQVLDVRRRQLEAERAALQSAVRMAASRGRIGTAAEQRLGMRVPSDTQVVIISRPAPRPTGRDTEPGDSTS; this is translated from the coding sequence GTGAGCCCCCGCAAGGTCGCCGCGCGGCGTGGGCCGCGCGGCCGTTCGATCGTCGCCGTCGGGCTGCTCGCCTTCGTGCTGGTCGCGGCGGCGGTCGTCTGGCGTCGCACCTACGGGCTGGCGCGCACGCGCGAGCTGCAGGTGCTGGACGTCCGGCGGCGGCAGCTGGAGGCGGAGCGGGCGGCGCTGCAGAGCGCCGTGCGCATGGCCGCCAGCCGCGGCCGCATCGGCACCGCCGCCGAGCAGCGCCTCGGCATGCGCGTCCCCAGCGACACGCAGGTCGTCATCATCTCCCGGCCCGCGCCGCGCCCCACGGGGCGCGACACGGAACCGGGCGACTCCACGTCGTAA
- a CDS encoding peptidoglycan D,D-transpeptidase FtsI family protein, whose translation MPRPDRLAIVHGSLVVFAVALIGKAAQVQLFQADRWRESAARQQIADASLPAPRGLISDASGRVLVESRELVHLRVAPREVTDRDALRKRLSAAGVPAEWVKRATDVKRAWVEIPGRYLPSDVAPATAMRGVHAVPSIDRVLSTSPAVRRIVGRVDERGKPVDGIELALDSVLLGQRGTALMLRDARGGRMASPSVQSVEARPGHSVTLTLNQGLQDIAERALSEAVAKAEATGGDIVVLEPHRGEILALASQRQDPRATAATAISEPFEPGSTIKPFMAAALLQRKRTHLDEVVNTENGVWRYGKRTITDVHKAPQMSLREIIRESSNIGIVKLAMKLSPREQYETLRDLGFGAPTGVPYPAEASGTLHPPTRWSATTAASLAMGYEMAATPLQLAAAYGAIANGGLLLEPALVKEIRDAEGDVKFRHEARPVRRVMPPEIAETMRGLLRSVVDSGTATDADLASYTLGGKSGTVRRTEGGRYASGKYNAVFAGIFPVDNPQFVIIVKIDNPSGVYYGGKVASPVSKVVLQAALAARDAALDRASLAHSVLPANRDAYRPKDTVVKKAAAESALAARAAAPAVPVELQREMPAAEVGDANAEPVKVVVELPARPAPATVLPPRAVPAVQGLPVRDAVFALHRAGFRVRLADAPRSGVAPSAGRTQPVAGAVARAGAMVTLFREP comes from the coding sequence GTGCCCCGGCCCGATCGTCTCGCCATCGTCCACGGCTCGCTCGTGGTGTTCGCCGTCGCCCTCATCGGGAAGGCGGCGCAGGTCCAGCTGTTCCAGGCCGACCGCTGGCGCGAGAGCGCCGCGCGGCAGCAGATCGCCGACGCCTCGCTCCCCGCACCGCGGGGGCTGATCAGCGACGCCAGCGGGCGCGTGCTCGTCGAGAGCCGCGAGCTGGTGCACCTGCGCGTCGCGCCGCGCGAGGTCACCGACCGCGACGCGCTGCGCAAGCGCCTCAGCGCCGCCGGCGTGCCGGCCGAGTGGGTGAAGCGCGCGACGGACGTGAAGCGCGCGTGGGTCGAGATCCCGGGCCGCTACCTGCCGAGCGACGTCGCGCCGGCGACCGCGATGCGCGGCGTGCACGCGGTGCCCTCGATCGACCGCGTGCTGTCCACGAGCCCCGCGGTGCGGCGCATCGTCGGGCGCGTGGACGAGCGCGGGAAGCCGGTCGACGGCATCGAGCTGGCGCTCGACAGCGTGCTGCTGGGCCAGCGCGGCACGGCGCTCATGCTGCGCGACGCGCGCGGCGGGCGCATGGCGTCGCCGTCGGTGCAGTCGGTGGAGGCGCGGCCCGGTCACTCGGTGACGCTGACGCTGAACCAGGGGCTGCAGGACATCGCCGAGCGCGCGCTGTCCGAGGCCGTGGCGAAGGCGGAGGCGACCGGCGGCGACATCGTCGTGCTGGAGCCGCACCGCGGCGAGATCCTCGCGCTCGCGAGCCAGCGGCAGGACCCGCGCGCGACCGCGGCGACCGCGATCTCGGAGCCGTTCGAGCCGGGATCGACGATCAAGCCGTTCATGGCGGCGGCGCTGCTGCAGCGCAAGCGCACGCACCTCGACGAGGTGGTGAACACCGAGAACGGGGTCTGGCGCTACGGCAAGCGCACGATCACGGACGTGCACAAGGCGCCGCAGATGTCGCTCCGCGAGATCATCCGCGAGTCGAGCAACATCGGCATCGTGAAGCTGGCGATGAAGCTCTCGCCGCGCGAGCAGTACGAGACGCTGCGCGACCTCGGCTTCGGCGCGCCCACGGGCGTGCCGTATCCCGCGGAGGCATCCGGCACGCTGCATCCGCCCACGCGCTGGTCGGCGACGACCGCGGCGTCGCTCGCGATGGGCTACGAGATGGCGGCGACGCCGCTGCAGCTCGCGGCGGCGTACGGCGCCATCGCCAACGGCGGGCTGCTGCTGGAGCCCGCGCTCGTGAAGGAGATCCGCGACGCCGAAGGCGACGTGAAGTTCCGGCACGAGGCGCGGCCGGTGCGCCGCGTGATGCCGCCGGAGATCGCGGAGACCATGCGCGGGCTGCTCCGGTCGGTCGTCGACAGCGGCACGGCCACCGACGCGGACCTCGCCAGCTACACGCTCGGCGGCAAGAGCGGCACGGTGCGCCGCACCGAGGGCGGGCGCTACGCGTCGGGCAAGTACAACGCGGTGTTCGCCGGCATCTTCCCGGTCGACAACCCGCAGTTCGTCATCATCGTCAAGATCGACAACCCGTCGGGCGTCTACTACGGCGGCAAGGTCGCGTCGCCGGTGTCGAAGGTGGTGCTGCAGGCCGCGCTCGCGGCGCGCGACGCGGCGCTCGACCGCGCGTCGCTGGCGCACAGCGTGCTGCCGGCCAACCGCGATGCCTACCGGCCGAAGGACACCGTGGTGAAGAAGGCGGCCGCCGAGAGCGCGCTCGCCGCGCGCGCGGCGGCGCCCGCCGTGCCGGTCGAGCTGCAGCGCGAGATGCCGGCGGCGGAGGTCGGCGACGCGAACGCGGAGCCGGTGAAGGTCGTCGTCGAGCTGCCGGCGCGTCCCGCGCCCGCGACGGTGCTGCCGCCGCGCGCCGTGCCCGCGGTACAGGGTCTGCCGGTGCGCGACGCGGTGTTCGCGCTGCATCGCGCGGGCTTCCGCGTGCGTCTCGCCGACGCGCCGCGCAGCGGCGTCGCGCCGTCGGCGGGCCGCACGCAGCCGGTCGCCGGTGCGGTCGCACGCGCCGGCGCGATGGTCACCCTCTTCCGCGAGCCATGA
- a CDS encoding UDP-N-acetylmuramoyl-L-alanyl-D-glutamate--2,6-diaminopimelate ligase, whose protein sequence is MTPSDPAPGAGPRIALHDVAQALEQAGLLAERLGTLPESATAITDDSRAVTPGALFIAVRGSQRDGHDFLAQAQERGAIAAIVEDATRSTLPALVVREGRRAAALAAAAAYGDPARQLTLVGVTGTNGKTTTVDMLRHLLDAPDRPSASIGTLGVRVGSAGTPLPGGSGLTTPGPVELQRLFRQLVDAGVRQVAMEVSSHSLDQRRVEGVAFDAAVFTNLTRDHLDYHETMDAYLAAKARLVAHLTPTGAAVVNADDPAWATLPSAARTVTFSVAGADADVAVTNLAFDARGSRGTLRVGADEATLALPLIGDFNVANAAAAAAAAHALGMPIDMIATRLAEQPQVPGRLEVVHESPTVLRDYAHTPDALERAIAAVRPFTRGRVIVVFGAGGDRDRGKRPEMGRIAARDADVAVLTSDNPRTEDPERILDDIEAGMGQGGHHRVVDRREAIARALELAGPDDVVLLAGKGHETYQVRGTETFPFDERAIVAELTGRAGGATA, encoded by the coding sequence ATGACCCCGTCCGACCCGGCGCCCGGCGCCGGCCCGCGCATCGCGCTGCACGACGTCGCGCAGGCGCTCGAGCAGGCCGGCCTGCTGGCCGAGCGACTCGGCACGCTGCCGGAGTCCGCGACCGCGATCACCGACGACAGCCGCGCGGTGACGCCGGGCGCGCTGTTCATCGCGGTGCGCGGCTCGCAGCGCGACGGCCACGACTTCCTCGCGCAGGCGCAGGAACGCGGCGCGATCGCCGCGATCGTCGAGGATGCGACGCGGAGCACGCTGCCCGCGCTCGTGGTGCGCGAGGGGCGCCGCGCGGCGGCGCTCGCGGCGGCGGCGGCATACGGCGATCCGGCGCGCCAGCTCACGCTCGTCGGCGTGACCGGCACGAACGGCAAGACGACGACGGTCGACATGCTGCGCCACCTGCTCGACGCCCCGGATCGTCCGTCCGCGTCGATCGGCACGCTGGGCGTGCGCGTCGGCTCGGCCGGCACGCCGCTGCCCGGCGGCTCGGGGCTCACGACGCCCGGCCCCGTCGAGCTGCAGCGGCTCTTCCGCCAGCTCGTGGACGCGGGCGTGCGCCAGGTCGCGATGGAGGTCTCGTCGCACTCGCTGGACCAGCGGCGCGTCGAGGGCGTGGCGTTCGACGCGGCGGTGTTCACCAACCTCACGCGCGACCATCTCGACTACCACGAGACGATGGACGCGTACCTCGCGGCCAAGGCGCGGCTGGTCGCGCACCTCACGCCCACGGGCGCGGCGGTCGTCAACGCCGACGATCCGGCGTGGGCGACGCTGCCGAGCGCGGCGCGCACGGTGACGTTCTCGGTCGCGGGCGCGGACGCCGACGTCGCGGTCACCAACCTCGCGTTCGACGCGCGCGGCTCGCGCGGCACGCTGCGCGTCGGCGCCGACGAGGCGACGCTCGCGCTGCCGCTGATCGGCGACTTCAACGTCGCCAACGCCGCCGCGGCGGCCGCCGCCGCGCACGCGCTGGGCATGCCGATCGACATGATCGCGACGCGCCTGGCCGAGCAGCCGCAGGTGCCGGGACGCCTGGAGGTGGTGCACGAGTCGCCGACGGTGCTGCGCGACTACGCGCACACGCCCGACGCGCTGGAGCGCGCGATCGCCGCGGTGCGGCCGTTCACGCGCGGACGCGTGATCGTCGTCTTCGGCGCCGGCGGGGACCGCGACCGCGGCAAGCGCCCCGAGATGGGCCGCATCGCCGCGCGCGACGCCGACGTCGCCGTCCTCACGAGCGACAACCCGCGCACCGAGGACCCGGAGCGCATCCTGGACGACATCGAGGCCGGCATGGGGCAGGGCGGACATCACCGCGTCGTCGACCGGCGCGAGGCGATCGCGCGCGCGCTGGAGCTCGCGGGTCCGGACGACGTGGTGCTGCTGGCCGGCAAGGGCCACGAGACGTACCAGGTGCGCGGCACCGAGACCTTCCCCTTCGACGAGCGTGCGATCGTCGCGGAGCTGACGGGCCGCGCCGGCGGAGCGACCGCATGA